From a region of the Constantimarinum furrinae genome:
- a CDS encoding carbon-nitrogen hydrolase family protein: protein MDVTKIENIELKFLTIEDYEALKQATLQSYGSGLDLYWKRDQIERLITLFPEGQVVIKIDGEIAGCALSIVVDYTKIDEEHTYADIITDCTFENHSIEGDVLYGIDVFITPNFRGLRLGRRLYDYRKELCESLNLKGIVFGGRMPNYHKYQDQFTPKEYIEKVKRKEIKDPVLNFQISNDFHPIRVLKGYLRGDTASGEYAVLMEWDNIYYTKPTKKPSAIKTVVRLGLIQWQMRPYNSFQDLMQQVEYFIDSVSAYRCDFAVFPEFFNAPLMAEHNKLSEAEAIRELAKHTEEIKNRLSEFSISYNINIISGSMPELVGENLYNVGYLCRRDGSVERYEKIHVTPDEAKVWGMQKGSSLKTYETDSGKIGILICYDSEFPELSRLLADEGMDILFIPFLTDTQNGYSRVRLCAQARAIENECYVAIAGSVGNLPNVENMDIQYAQSAVFTPCDFSFPSNGIKAEATTNTEMILVADVDLSLLRELHSFGAVKNLKDRRKDFYDVIRVNAKESN, encoded by the coding sequence ATGGATGTTACAAAGATTGAAAATATTGAGCTTAAGTTTTTAACGATAGAAGACTACGAAGCCTTAAAACAGGCAACCTTGCAATCTTATGGCTCCGGCTTAGACTTATATTGGAAACGGGATCAGATCGAACGGCTCATTACGTTGTTCCCCGAAGGACAGGTAGTAATCAAAATAGATGGTGAAATTGCCGGCTGCGCTTTATCTATCGTAGTGGATTATACCAAAATTGACGAAGAACATACCTATGCCGATATAATTACCGACTGTACCTTTGAAAATCACAGTATCGAAGGCGATGTGTTGTACGGGATCGATGTTTTTATCACGCCAAATTTCCGCGGCCTCCGACTCGGCAGACGTCTTTACGATTATCGAAAGGAACTTTGTGAAAGTCTTAATCTGAAGGGAATCGTATTTGGAGGAAGAATGCCCAATTATCATAAATATCAGGATCAATTTACTCCCAAAGAATATATCGAAAAGGTAAAAAGGAAAGAAATTAAGGATCCTGTTTTGAATTTTCAGATATCCAATGATTTTCACCCTATCCGTGTTTTAAAAGGATATTTAAGAGGGGATACAGCCTCAGGGGAATACGCGGTCTTGATGGAATGGGACAATATTTATTATACCAAACCCACTAAAAAGCCAAGTGCGATCAAAACTGTGGTTCGTCTTGGACTTATTCAATGGCAGATGAGACCTTACAATAGTTTCCAGGATTTGATGCAGCAGGTGGAATATTTTATTGATAGCGTTTCTGCTTATCGATGCGACTTTGCGGTATTTCCCGAATTTTTCAATGCTCCGCTCATGGCCGAGCACAATAAGTTGTCTGAGGCCGAAGCCATTAGAGAATTGGCGAAACACACCGAAGAGATCAAAAATCGCTTGTCTGAATTTTCAATCTCATATAACATCAACATCATTTCGGGAAGTATGCCCGAATTGGTAGGGGAAAACCTCTACAATGTTGGCTACTTATGTCGTCGGGACGGAAGTGTGGAACGCTATGAAAAGATCCATGTTACTCCCGATGAAGCAAAGGTCTGGGGCATGCAAAAAGGGTCTTCACTGAAAACGTATGAAACCGATTCTGGAAAAATTGGAATTCTTATTTGTTATGATTCCGAATTCCCCGAATTATCAAGACTGCTTGCCGATGAGGGAATGGATATATTATTTATTCCATTTTTAACCGACACTCAAAACGGTTATTCCAGAGTGCGTTTGTGTGCACAGGCAAGAGCCATAGAAAATGAATGTTATGTAGCGATTGCCGGTAGTGTGGGGAATTTACCCAATGTGGAGAATATGGACATCCAATACGCTCAATCTGCTGTATTCACGCCTTGTGACTTTTCGTTTCCAAGCAACGGGATCAAGGCCGAAGCAACCACCAATACCGAAATGATATTAGTGGCCGATGTCGACCTCAGTCTGCTTAGAGAACTCCATTCCTTTGGAGCTGTAAAGAATTTAAAAGACAGAAGAAAGGATTTTTACGATGTAATTCGTGTAAATGCTAAAGAAAGTAACTAA
- a CDS encoding deoxyhypusine synthase family protein → MSTKGAVSQFISKYYLHFNAAALVDAAKGYEAQLEQGSKMLVSLAGAMSTAELGKIFAEMIRQDKVHIISCTGANLEEDIMNLVAHSHYKRVPNYRDLTPQEEWDLLEKGLNRVTDTCIPEEEAFRRLQEHIYKIWKDAEAAGERYLPHEYMYKMLLSGVLEEYYEIDLKDSWMYAAAEKNLPIIVPGWEDSTMGNIFASYVLKGDLKASTMKSGIEYMTFLADWYTDNSKNGIGFFQIGGGIAGDFPICVVPMLYQDMERTDTPFWSYFCQISDSTTSYGSYSGAVPNEKITWGKLDINTPKYIIESDATIVAPLIFAYLLDM, encoded by the coding sequence ATGAGTACTAAAGGCGCTGTTTCTCAGTTCATTTCAAAATATTATCTGCATTTTAATGCGGCCGCTCTGGTGGATGCTGCAAAGGGTTATGAAGCCCAGTTAGAACAAGGCTCAAAAATGCTGGTTTCACTGGCCGGAGCAATGAGTACTGCCGAATTAGGGAAAATATTTGCCGAAATGATTAGACAGGATAAAGTGCATATTATTTCATGTACCGGTGCCAATCTGGAAGAAGATATAATGAACTTGGTGGCCCATTCCCATTACAAACGAGTTCCCAATTATCGGGACCTAACACCACAGGAAGAATGGGATTTATTGGAAAAAGGACTCAACCGTGTTACCGATACCTGTATTCCCGAGGAGGAAGCATTCAGAAGGCTACAGGAACATATCTATAAAATATGGAAAGATGCCGAAGCTGCCGGAGAGCGCTATCTTCCGCATGAATATATGTACAAAATGTTACTGAGTGGGGTTTTGGAAGAGTACTACGAAATAGACCTGAAGGATTCATGGATGTATGCCGCTGCTGAGAAGAATTTACCGATCATCGTTCCGGGATGGGAAGATAGCACCATGGGGAATATTTTTGCCAGCTATGTGCTAAAAGGCGATCTGAAAGCATCAACCATGAAAAGTGGAATTGAATATATGACATTTCTTGCCGATTGGTATACCGACAATTCTAAAAATGGTATCGGTTTCTTTCAAATAGGCGGCGGAATTGCAGGAGATTTCCCAATCTGTGTGGTTCCCATGTTGTATCAGGATATGGAAAGAACAGATACACCCTTCTGGAGTTACTTTTGCCAGATTAGTGATTCTACCACCAGCTATGGAAGCTATTCGGGAGCAGTGCCCAATGAAAAGATCACTTGGGGGAAGCTTGATATCAATACCCCTAAATATATTATTGAAAGTGATGCGACCATCGTGGCGCCACTAATTTTTGCCTATTTGCTGGACATGTAA
- the speB gene encoding agmatinase, which yields MQTKTYGGIPQEYAALEKSKIVLIPVPYDGTSTWQKGADKGPEAFLNASENMELYDIETQTEVYKQGIHLTDPITEDSSPEAVVKAVHKATKEYILRNKFVTVFGGEHSISIGTIRAFNECFDDLSVLHIDAHADLRKEYEGSSCNHACAVYEASQTTNLIQVGIRSMDASELTVMDEEKTFFAHDMANDDYWVDNVIEALGENVFITFDLDALDPSIMPSTGTPEPGGLFYYETLDFLKQVFAERNVVGFDIVELCPNKIDKSSDFLAAKLYYKMLSYKFSETDEESEYESNFNEDKKGISKFNQDNDEY from the coding sequence ATGCAAACTAAAACGTATGGAGGCATCCCGCAGGAATATGCGGCGCTGGAAAAAAGTAAGATCGTATTAATTCCTGTTCCTTATGATGGGACAAGTACCTGGCAGAAAGGAGCCGATAAGGGGCCGGAGGCATTTTTAAACGCCTCCGAAAATATGGAACTTTACGATATAGAGACTCAAACTGAAGTATACAAACAGGGGATACATTTAACAGATCCAATCACCGAAGACAGCTCGCCCGAAGCGGTGGTTAAAGCAGTTCATAAAGCGACTAAGGAATACATCCTTCGGAATAAATTTGTTACTGTTTTTGGTGGAGAACACAGCATTTCAATAGGGACCATCCGGGCTTTTAATGAGTGTTTCGACGATCTTTCAGTGCTGCATATAGATGCACATGCCGACTTGCGAAAAGAGTATGAGGGATCTTCCTGTAACCATGCATGCGCGGTATACGAAGCGAGTCAGACAACCAATCTCATTCAGGTGGGGATACGGAGCATGGATGCATCCGAACTTACAGTAATGGACGAAGAAAAAACGTTCTTTGCTCACGACATGGCAAATGACGACTACTGGGTGGATAATGTAATAGAGGCACTTGGTGAAAACGTTTTCATTACCTTCGATCTCGATGCCCTGGATCCTTCCATCATGCCCTCTACCGGAACCCCGGAACCGGGTGGATTGTTCTATTATGAAACACTTGATTTCTTAAAGCAGGTTTTTGCCGAACGCAATGTGGTAGGTTTCGATATAGTGGAACTTTGTCCAAATAAAATAGACAAATCATCCGATTTTCTCGCTGCAAAATTGTATTATAAGATGTTGAGTTATAAGTTTTCTGAAACCGATGAAGAGTCGGAGTATGAAAGCAATTTTAACGAAGACAAGAAAGGAATTTCAAAATTTAATCAGGACAACGATGAGTACTAA